The Bradyrhizobium ottawaense genome window below encodes:
- a CDS encoding peroxidase-related enzyme (This protein belongs to a clade of uncharacterized proteins related to peroxidases such as the alkylhydroperoxidase AhpD.) — MTQPSQRFPAPALDTLPDDIRTRLLAVQEKSGFVPNVFLTLAYRPDEFRAFFAYHDALMEKDGGLTKAEREMIVVATSAANQCQYCVIAHGAILRIRAKNPLIADQVAVNYRKADITPRQKAMLDFAMKVSADAQRISEDDFAALAPHGFSDDDIWDIAAISAFFALSNRLANFTGMRPNDEFYLMGRVPKK; from the coding sequence ATGACACAGCCCTCACAACGTTTCCCAGCTCCCGCCCTCGACACGCTGCCCGATGACATCCGCACGCGTCTTCTCGCGGTGCAGGAGAAGAGCGGCTTCGTGCCGAACGTGTTCCTGACGCTGGCCTATCGTCCCGACGAGTTCCGCGCGTTCTTCGCCTATCATGACGCACTGATGGAGAAGGACGGCGGCCTCACCAAGGCCGAGCGCGAAATGATCGTGGTCGCGACCTCGGCCGCCAACCAGTGTCAGTATTGCGTGATCGCCCACGGCGCGATCCTGCGCATCCGCGCCAAGAACCCGCTCATTGCCGACCAGGTCGCGGTGAACTACCGCAAGGCCGACATCACGCCGCGGCAAAAGGCGATGCTCGATTTCGCGATGAAGGTCTCGGCCGACGCGCAGCGCATTTCCGAGGACGATTTCGCCGCACTCGCGCCGCACGGCTTCAGCGACGACGACATCTGGGACATCGCCGCGATCTCCGCCTTCTTTGCGCTGTCCAACCGGCTGGCGAATTTCACGGGCATGCGCCCGAACGACGAGTTCTACCTGATGGGACGCGTGCCGAAGAAGTGA
- a CDS encoding ATP-binding protein, producing the protein MTSFGRVISVRGSLARVGLLAESQMPISEVRATVGRFVSIRSASSVIVAMITEVSCENLSSSDSYIAVASVDLLGEILNASDKPKFQRGVTNYPTIGGSVDLITSQELRTIYAPTGSDQINVGFLQQDRSVVAYVDVEEMLSKHFAVLGSTGVGKSTGVSLLLNEILKARPNLRIFLLDVHNEYGRCFGDRALVLNPRNLKLPFWLFNFEEIVDVLFGGRAGVPEELDILAEVIPLAKGVYTQYQNADRIGLKRIDPKQIGYTVDTPVPYRLVDLMSLIDERMGKLENRSSRIIYHKLISRIEAVRNDPRYAFMFDNANVGGDTMAEVISHLFRLPANGKPMTVMQLAGFPAEVIDSVVSVLCRMAFDFGLWSDGVSPLLFVCEEAHRYASADRNIGFGPTRKAVSRIAKEGRKYGVYLGLITQRPAELDATIISQCNTLFTMRLANERDQALLRAAVSDAAANLLSFVPSLGTREVLAFGEGVALPTRLRFKEVPPHQLPRGEATISSVPSVTSGHDMHFVSAVLERWRGATSQRDVPNDPVFSAPPAKTLSNVEAPMLQPSMGLDPDRFSLLKKPLR; encoded by the coding sequence GTGACATCCTTTGGACGCGTGATTTCGGTTCGCGGATCGCTGGCCCGAGTCGGGCTGCTGGCAGAAAGCCAGATGCCTATCTCGGAAGTTCGGGCGACCGTCGGCCGCTTCGTCAGTATTCGCAGCGCCAGCTCGGTCATCGTTGCGATGATCACCGAGGTGTCCTGCGAGAACCTGTCGAGCAGCGACAGTTATATCGCGGTTGCCTCGGTCGACCTGCTCGGCGAGATCCTCAACGCCAGCGACAAGCCGAAATTCCAGCGCGGCGTCACCAACTATCCGACCATCGGCGGTTCCGTCGATCTGATTACCAGCCAGGAGCTGCGCACGATCTACGCGCCGACCGGCTCGGACCAGATCAATGTCGGCTTCCTCCAGCAGGATCGCTCGGTCGTCGCCTATGTCGATGTCGAGGAAATGCTGTCCAAGCATTTTGCAGTGCTGGGATCGACCGGCGTCGGCAAGTCCACCGGCGTGTCGCTGCTGCTCAACGAGATCCTGAAGGCGCGCCCGAACCTGCGCATCTTCCTGCTCGACGTGCACAACGAATATGGCCGCTGCTTCGGCGACCGCGCGCTGGTGCTCAACCCGCGAAACCTGAAGCTGCCGTTCTGGCTGTTCAATTTCGAGGAAATCGTCGACGTGCTGTTCGGCGGCCGCGCCGGCGTGCCCGAGGAGCTCGACATCCTGGCCGAGGTGATCCCGCTCGCCAAGGGCGTCTACACCCAATATCAGAACGCCGACCGCATCGGCCTCAAGCGCATCGATCCCAAGCAGATCGGCTACACCGTCGACACCCCGGTGCCGTACCGCCTGGTCGACCTGATGTCGCTGATCGACGAGCGTATGGGCAAGCTCGAGAACCGCTCCTCGCGCATCATCTATCATAAGCTGATCTCGCGCATCGAAGCGGTGCGCAACGACCCCCGCTACGCCTTCATGTTCGACAACGCCAATGTCGGCGGCGACACCATGGCCGAAGTCATCAGCCATCTGTTCCGCCTGCCGGCGAACGGCAAGCCGATGACGGTGATGCAGCTCGCCGGCTTCCCCGCCGAGGTCATCGATTCCGTCGTCTCGGTGCTGTGCCGCATGGCCTTCGATTTCGGCCTGTGGAGCGACGGCGTCTCGCCCCTGCTGTTCGTCTGCGAGGAAGCGCACCGCTACGCCTCCGCCGACCGCAATATCGGCTTCGGCCCGACCCGCAAGGCGGTGTCGCGCATCGCCAAGGAAGGCCGCAAATACGGCGTCTATCTCGGCCTCATCACCCAGCGTCCGGCCGAGCTCGACGCCACCATCATCTCCCAGTGCAACACGCTGTTCACGATGCGTCTTGCCAACGAGCGCGACCAGGCGCTGCTGCGCGCCGCGGTGTCGGACGCCGCCGCGAACCTGCTCTCCTTTGTGCCCTCGCTTGGCACGCGTGAAGTGCTGGCCTTCGGCGAAGGCGTCGCACTGCCGACCCGGTTGCGCTTCAAGGAGGTGCCACCGCACCAATTGCCGCGCGGCGAGGCTACCATCAGCAGCGTGCCTTCGGTCACCTCCGGCCATGACATGCATTTCGTCAGCGCCGTGCTCGAACGCTGGCGCGGCGCCACCTCGCAGCGCGACGTGCCGAACGACCCTGTGTTCTCGGCTCCGCCCGCCAAGACGCTCTCCAACGTCGAGGCCCCGATGCTGCAGCCCTCGATGGGGCTCGATCCGGACCGCTTCTCGCTGTTGAAGAAGCCGCTGCGGTAA
- a CDS encoding catechol 2,3-dioxygenase has translation MQPEPILDLAHLGHMELLTPKPDESLKFFVDVMGMTVSGQKGESVYLRGWDDYERYSLKLTASKTSGMEHMALRARSQQALERRVAALKDSGFDIGWIDGDMGQGPTFRCRDPDGHIVELYYETEWYQAPPELKPALKNQAQRFPARGVNVRRLDHLNCLAVDIKANREFFENYLGCRLTEQIVLNDGREAAMWLTMSNKSYDFAYSLDHSGVPGRFHHVTYALDSREEILRAADIFLENGIHIETGPHKHAIQQTFFLYVYEPGGNRVEVANAGARLILAPDWKPIVWTEEERKKGQAWGLKTIESFHTHGTPPVEVKKHA, from the coding sequence ATGCAGCCCGAACCGATCCTCGATCTCGCTCATCTCGGCCATATGGAGCTGCTGACGCCCAAGCCCGATGAGAGCCTGAAATTCTTCGTCGACGTCATGGGCATGACCGTCAGCGGCCAGAAGGGCGAGTCGGTGTACTTACGCGGCTGGGACGATTACGAGCGCTACTCGCTCAAGCTGACGGCGTCGAAGACCTCAGGCATGGAGCACATGGCGCTGCGCGCGCGCAGCCAGCAGGCGCTTGAGCGCCGCGTGGCCGCGCTCAAGGACTCCGGCTTCGACATCGGCTGGATCGACGGCGACATGGGGCAGGGGCCGACCTTCCGCTGCCGCGACCCCGACGGCCACATCGTCGAGCTCTATTACGAGACCGAATGGTATCAGGCGCCGCCCGAGCTGAAGCCGGCGCTGAAGAACCAGGCGCAGCGCTTTCCCGCGCGCGGCGTCAATGTCCGCCGTCTCGACCATCTCAACTGCCTCGCCGTCGACATCAAGGCCAACCGCGAGTTCTTCGAGAACTACCTCGGCTGCCGCCTCACCGAGCAGATCGTGCTCAATGACGGGCGGGAAGCGGCGATGTGGCTGACGATGTCGAACAAGAGCTACGATTTCGCCTATTCGCTCGACCATTCAGGCGTGCCGGGCCGCTTCCACCACGTCACCTATGCGCTCGATAGCCGCGAGGAAATTCTGCGCGCTGCCGACATCTTCCTGGAGAACGGCATCCACATCGAGACCGGCCCGCACAAGCACGCGATCCAGCAGACCTTCTTCCTCTACGTCTACGAGCCCGGCGGCAACCGCGTCGAAGTCGCCAATGCCGGCGCGCGCCTGATCCTCGCGCCGGACTGGAAGCCGATCGTGTGGACCGAGGAGGAGCGCAAGAAGGGCCAGGCGTGGGGGCTGAAGACGATCGAGTCCTTCCACACCCACGGCACGCCGCCGGTGGAAGTGAAGAAGCACGCTTAG
- a CDS encoding MgtC/SapB family protein, whose amino-acid sequence MTEMDWPEILLRLGTATLAGSAIGLNRDLHGKPIGLKTLGIVGLSTATVVLLAVQFAEPGKITDAASRVIQGILTGIGFLGAGVIVHESDRFRVRGLTSAACTFLAACLGIACGAGQWKIVLVTLAFTFVLLTIGRRVERWLHRMLGGKDEKHDVSHDIEERHLSEPDRRP is encoded by the coding sequence ATGACCGAGATGGACTGGCCCGAAATCCTGCTGCGCCTCGGCACCGCGACGCTCGCCGGCAGCGCGATTGGCCTGAACCGCGACCTGCACGGCAAGCCGATCGGGCTGAAGACACTCGGCATCGTCGGGCTCTCCACCGCAACCGTCGTGCTGCTCGCGGTCCAGTTCGCCGAGCCCGGCAAGATCACCGATGCGGCGAGCCGTGTGATCCAGGGCATCCTGACCGGCATCGGCTTCCTCGGAGCCGGCGTCATCGTCCATGAGAGCGATCGTTTTCGCGTACGCGGCCTGACCAGCGCGGCCTGCACCTTCCTCGCCGCCTGTCTCGGCATTGCGTGCGGCGCCGGGCAATGGAAAATCGTCCTGGTCACGCTGGCCTTCACCTTCGTGCTGCTCACGATCGGCCGACGTGTCGAACGCTGGCTGCATCGGATGCTTGGCGGAAAGGATGAGAAACACGACGTCAGCCACGATATCGAAGAGCGCCACCTGTCGGAGCCGGATCGCCGTCCATAA